In Bacillus cereus ATCC 14579, a single window of DNA contains:
- a CDS encoding AmiS/UreI family transporter — protein MGYVGLLLSGAALFLNSLVILGKAEMKSAGVFNLFVGALQIIIPFYLIMISDQSNWTVYSYAATFLFGLTYLYVGVTFIKGMDSSGLGWFCIWVAIIALFYMVVSFVQFHDVVNALTWFMWALLWYLFFVLNTQKKNINQYLGRIAFVQSWVTLTLPSLFYFMGVWGEGFVYELWVYVSVISILYFCYCIYKYRVR, from the coding sequence ATGGGTTATGTAGGATTATTACTTTCAGGGGCAGCTTTATTTTTAAATAGTCTTGTTATATTAGGGAAAGCAGAGATGAAAAGTGCGGGTGTTTTTAATTTATTTGTGGGTGCACTACAAATTATTATTCCGTTTTATTTGATCATGATTTCTGACCAAAGCAATTGGACAGTGTATTCATATGCGGCTACTTTCTTATTTGGATTAACTTATTTATATGTAGGTGTTACTTTTATAAAAGGAATGGATAGTAGTGGTCTAGGATGGTTTTGTATTTGGGTAGCAATTATAGCCTTATTCTATATGGTTGTTTCATTTGTTCAATTCCATGATGTTGTTAATGCGTTAACGTGGTTTATGTGGGCATTACTTTGGTATTTATTCTTTGTATTAAATACACAAAAGAAGAACATTAATCAATATCTTGGAAGGATTGCCTTCGTACAATCATGGGTAACATTGACTTTACCTTCACTCTTTTATTTTATGGGAGTGTGGGGAGAGGGATTTGTATATGAACTATGGGTTTATGTATCAGTAATTTCTATTTTGTACTTCTGTTATTGTATTTATAAATATCGAGTACGTTAA